In Myxocyprinus asiaticus isolate MX2 ecotype Aquarium Trade chromosome 12, UBuf_Myxa_2, whole genome shotgun sequence, the DNA window AAAGTCAGTAAGACATCCATTTGTGATGCCCACAGTAGCACGTAGCAGTTCTAAACGGTCGTCTAACATGTTATTAGAAGTACTAGGTTATCAAAATTGTTCAATGTGAAAAATGTATCATTGATTTCTCCTTCCAGGATGGCAATGTCACTCCCAAAGCCAGCAATGAGAGGCCTCCTGGCCAAGCGTTTGAGGTTTCATTTGCCCATTGCATTCGGTCTTTCCCTGCTTGCTGCAGCCGCCTTCAAGGTCAGttgtattttattgttaaatataatgttaaCAATATAAGTCAGCCTAAACTGTGTCGTGTGCCAATGTGCACCATCTTGCACCCTCATGGTCTTCAGTACTGTTTTATTGGAGCAAAAAGCAAACCCAGAATTGGTTTTAGTGTGCACCCTTAGTGTTGGGTACTTCATCTCATGCTTGTGCTGAGGTATTTCATCAAATTATgaattatatacacacatatatacacagaaatcagccaagacctcagaaaaaacattgtggacctccactagtctggttcatccttgggagcaatttccaaacacctgaaggtaccacgttcatctgtacaaacaatagtacacaagtataaacaccatgggaccacgcagccatcatactgcgcagggaggagactcattctgtctcctagagatgaacgtagtttggttagaaaagtgcaaatcaatcccagaacaacagcaaaggtccttgtgaagatgctggaggaaacaggtagacaagtatctatatccacagtaaaacgagtcctatatcgacgtcctgaaaggctgctcagccaggaagaagccactgctccaaaactgccataaaaaagccagactacagtttgcaagtgcacatggggacaaagatcttactttctggagaactGTCCTCTGGTCtagtgaaacaaaaattgaattgtttggccataatgaccatcgttatgtttagaggaaaaagggggaggcttgcaagccgaagaacaccatcccaaccgtgaagcatgggggtggcagcatcatgttgtaggggtgctttgctgcaggagggactagtgcacttctcaaaatagatggcatcaagaggaagGACAAtgtgtgaatatattgaagcaacatctcaagacattagtctggaagttaaagctcaatcgcaaatgggtcttccaaatggacaatgaccccaagcatacctccaaagctgtggcaaaatggtttaaagacaacaaattcaaggtattggagtggccatcacaaaggcctgacctgagacagggaatgttttctatgattaaatgtcaggaattgtgaaaaactgagtttaaatgtatttagctaaggtgtatgtaaacttctgacttctgtgtgtatatgtgtgtgtgggtgtgggtatACTGTTAATATATTGTTAATGTTTGGTCACCAtaatcttgaatatttggttgCATCCTTGTCTTTCATTACCCACTGGATCACACATGTATGTTTTGCAAGCTACCgtggacagtatttttatttatttttaatacgaATTTTGAGAAATTGTCTGTCTTTCTGCAGTTCACTGTAACAGAGCCCCGGAAACGGGCCTATGCTGACTTCTACAAACAGTACGATGCCATGAAGGAGTTCAATGCCATGAGGGAAGCTGGTGTCTTTGAAAGTGTTAGACCCTCAGGAGAATAAAGTGATATGTGAAAGGCCCTATAAATGTAAGCTCTTAATGCACTATGCCACTTCTTTAACATTAAATGACCCTGAAACAAAGGCCCTATTTACACCTGtatattctttagctggattgcattaaaggaatagttcacccaaaaattaaaactgcagtagtgtatgacttctttcttctgcagaacgcaatgcaagtgaatgatgatcagacatttgtagctccaaaaatcacataaatgcagcataaaagtaatccatattactccagtgtttaaatccatgtcttcagaagcgatataataggtgtgggtgagaaacagatcaaaattaaaATCCTTCTTTTTACTTTATATCTCCACCTTCacgtttacatctgaaagtctaaatctccactttaactttcactttcagatgtaaaagtgaaggtggggatttaaagcaaaaaaggattttaaattttgatctgtttcccacccacacttattgaaagaaagtcatacacatctgggattactCACGCGTTAATtactttgcatttgcatttacccCTTCTTTGAATGTGATCAGAATCTGTCCTTgaccacctccgaatgtggttttagtgatccgatcacaatgtgtcttgggtgcatttacacctgtcatttaatgtggtcaagtgctaCCTGATAGCGACTgaatatgcatgttaatgcaaggtttAAATGGAGCCAAATTGTCAGTATTTATGACCCAGACAAAGCTTAATTCTGAGTTTAATCGTAAATGGAAAAACCTTTTCAACTGCTGCTAGGCTTTGTTCAGCCAATTATGTTTTACCAtgttctccttttctttaacagaTTTTGTTTCCCCCCTGCATTCCTGGTCTACAACTGTGTCTTTATAAGATTACCGGATATGAACATTGATGTCTGATGTTCTCATGAATATTCAAATAAACTATTGACAGCTTCAATCACAATATAGTGTCTTTTTTTGTCTGTACGTGAAATGTTGAAACCCTGAAGCCCTTGACTAAGAAAACCCTTATTTAAACTCTGAATTAAaccctgttgatgctcattgaccccacccatgggcttgactttactttgcttaaatgaattCACATTTAcaatatagtgtgctgttcaaaattgttcataatgttgacaaattatacatcttaaaTACTAACAAATTTCAGCATTGTGAATGTCTAGATCCAAAAAGTTTTTGAACTTCAGTTTTATAGTAGCTGAGAACTTTCCAGGCATTTATGGACCACCTAAAGATCATCCAATTAATGTTAAGTTATGGTTTCACATTGTCATTTAGCTGGTTTTTGGCATCCTGTGTAACTTGAAATGCACTACTTGTTGAGGTGTTTCATCAACAAGATGCTCTCTGCTTCCAGGATCATCAAAGTTTGCAGTAGCAGCCATAACACTCAGAGGACAAACAGATTTTATTGCATACAGAGTACATTTCAGAGTGGTGATTGTTCTTGTGTCTCTGTATTTACAtttgcctttaaagggatagttcacccaaacatgaaaattctcatcatttactcaccctcatgccatcccggatgtgtatgactttcttctgcagaacacaatcgaagatttttagaaaagcatctctgctttgtaggtccatacaatgcaagtgaatggtgaccag includes these proteins:
- the LOC127449497 gene encoding cytochrome c oxidase subunit 6C-1-like, with product MAMSLPKPAMRGLLAKRLRFHLPIAFGLSLLAAAAFKFTVTEPRKRAYADFYKQYDAMKEFNAMREAGVFESVRPSGE